The following proteins come from a genomic window of Caloenas nicobarica isolate bCalNic1 chromosome 24, bCalNic1.hap1, whole genome shotgun sequence:
- the LOC135998203 gene encoding uncharacterized protein LOC135998203 has translation MAGRTVRVGGLPAELPADRLADKLTIHFLRSRNGGGEIADVRVLPGPPPCALITFEAPEVAQRVLEAKDHVLSVGGKKYALEVTAHVAELSPDEIFIRTCMIVDYGKLPAGKTLLRNLRKGYSNVQFNFDSKNTYCIIKGPFTELQAFSRDLLGSLSLKNQVSGEILLPDSSHVAKETRMYDHQRVPDTPEATREVAKLPNWDQVCEKALQVPSPRGPVDGEAVEQLEDFSLVMDSDIYLYMQRFCAAEYQGVLYRHRVDVVDVSSDGIAILYLQPSAGMSGDMDALRRARLALQQLYQQLELSLRKEKITKAGLDVDSQALKALTRDLQKLYPQLLCHEDEKQLYLIGNLVDVSQAKQNLQDFGTRRAAAHAVSSSLPSHPTTSGTAEAALHKPKVPVDTSTSKLGPSKPELKAELKLAANFSTLKADRSQASQGLLLNQDSPLAQLSGKHLPETDALGDPTALTQQHQPRGPPTDVVLGSAAEFQHKDPKEWDHVRGAARLRHKALSPFGGKENSATQHPGDSKGSGPIRTHPLTGTSSTFDTTRASSALDSKPSDSRPLLRRSNSFSLPRPKEGDKPQGAGSGVSEEMSLDSLQWCYLKDAHRAAIDELCRDGGVQISEHRAGDCTVLTLQAIGRSKLFHAKWKVEALVQKCPDLMCQSMSYSELGVDGPDDGALSTLCSLLQRNNHQIVLSKDKHKLHVVCPKEMLPGVTEAFHMFSSRRLHALKSSSLSPGPESTGHSSVVQPSRSQDMVLGAALPDSLESLQMGLQQLNISDKAEHVDVPRAFQPPDAEEKRSPSPWRLQQALGQKEANDHVDSGAAQGESTFLSPNVADKPSPAALREPQEQSKPKLQVGEPDIALKQVLPDKFQFVRDKGRGAPTEALGQLRSPVPAADGAPRSLPTWLYRAPAAEPPESSAQLPPAAEPRGQRRALLPMGRSNGQEDSDLSSQQTRGPSLGQESGKTPPGRCDACQGSGATCQAPCGHALCRTCFAEDSAQPACCSSSSAAPSRMISGTFKISSLSQSLPGYYRDPTLQIGYSIPDGVQGVGDPRPGQPYKGGNFSAFLPDNKDGQKTAMLLKKAFERGLTFQIKSCNGEERVTWGLIPHKTSWDGGKARNGYPDAQYLREVCTMLEKLGIA, from the exons ATGGCGGGCCGCACGGTGCGGGTGGGCGGGCTCCCCGCCGAGCTGCCCGCCGACCGGCTGGCCGACAAGCTGACCATCCACTTCCTGCGCTCCCGCAACGGCGGCGGGGAGATCGCGGACGTGCGGGTGCTGCCCGGGCCCCCGCCCTGCGCCCTCATCACCTTCGAGGCTCCGGAAG TGGCCCAGAGGGTTCTGGAGGCCAAGGATCACGTCTTGTCCGTCGGAGGGAAGAAATACGCGCTGGAGGTGACGGCGCACGTCGCGGAGCTGAGCCCCGATGAG ATCTTCATACGCACTTGCATGATAGTTGACTACGGCAAGCTTCCTGCTGGCAAAACCCTTCTGAGGAACTTGCGTAAAGGCTACAGCAACGTGCAGTTCAACTTCGACTCCAAGAACACGTACTGCATCATCAAGGGGCCGTTCACGGAGCTGCAGGCCTTCAGCAGAGAcctgctgggcagcctgagCCTCAAGAACCAAGTCAGTGGAGAGATCCTCCTGCCAGATTCCAGCCATGTGGCCAAAGAGACCAGAATGTATGATCACCAGCGAGTGCCTGACACTCCGGAAGCAACACGAGAGGTGGCAAAGCTGCCAAATTGGGACCAGGTGTGTGAAAAGGCACTGCAAGTCCCGTCGCCTCGGGGCCCAGTGGATGGGGAAGCTGTGGAACAGCTGGAGGACTTTTCCCTGGTGATGGACTCAGACATTTACTTGTACATGCAGAGGTTCTGCGCTGCTGAGTACCAAGGTGTGCTATACCGGCATCGTGTGGATGTGGTAGATGTTAGCAGTGATGGCATCGCCATACTGTACCTGCAGCCGTCTGCAGGAATGTCCGGGGACATGGACGCCTTGCGACGGGCGCGcctggccctgcagcagctttaccagcagctggagctgagcttGCGCAAGGAGAAGATCACCAAGGCAGGGCTGGATGTGGACAGCCAGGCGCTCAAGGCTCTGACACGTGACTTGCAGAAACTCTATCCCCAGTTGCTGTGTCATGAGGATGAGAAGCAGCTTTATCTTATCGGAAACCTCGTCGATGTGTCCCAGGCCAAGCAGAACCTTCAGGATTTCGGGACGAGAAGAGCCGCCGCACACGCagtcagcagctctctgccctcGCACCCCACGACCTCCGGCACCGCAGAGGCTGCGCTGCACAAGCCCAAAGTGCCTGTGGACACCTCGACCTCAAAGCTCGGCCCGAGCAAGCCGGAGCTGAAAGCTGAGCTCAAGCTAGCTGCCAACTTCAGCACTCTGAAAGCCGACAGGTCTCAGGCCAGCCAGGGCCTCTTGCTGAATCAGGATTCTCCACTGGCACAGCTCTCTGGAAAGCATTTACCAGAGACAGATGCTCTTGGTGACCCAACAGCGCTgacccagcagcaccagcctcgTGGCCCTCCGACAGATGTGGTTTTGGGGTCAGCAGCAGAGTTTCAGCACAAGGACCCCAAAGAATGGGACCACGTGAGAGGAGCTGCTAGGCTAAGACACAAGGCTCTGTCTCCCTTTGGGGGCAAAGAAAACAGCGCTACGCAGCATCCTGGGGACTCGAAAGGCTCAGGTCCCATCAGAACCCACCCCCTCACTGGCACATCTAGTACGTTTGACACCACAAGGGCCTCTTCTGCTTTAGACTCTAAACCCTCTGACTCCAGGCCTCTGCTGCGACGTTCcaacagcttctccctgccaagGCCAAAGGAAGGTGACAAACCCCAAGGTGCTGGCAGTGGGGTGAGCGAAGAAATGAGCCTGGACTCTCTGCAGTGGTGTTACCTGAAAGACGCTCATCGTGCAGCGATTGATGAactgtgcagggatgggggtgtGCAGATCTCAGAGCATCGTGCCGGGGACTGCACCGTGCTGACGCTGCAGGCGATCGGCAGGAGCAAGCTTTTCCACGCTAAATGGAAGGTGGAAGCTCTTGTGCAGAAGTGTCCTGATCTCATGTGCCAGAGCATGAGCTACTCGGAGCTTGGTGTGGATGGTCCAGATGACGGTGCCCTGAGCACGCTGTGCAGCCTCTTGCAAAGAAACAACCACCAAATTGTACTCAGCAAAGACAAACACAAGTTACATGTTGTCTGTCCCAAGGAGATGCTGCCAGGAGTGACCGAGGCCTTCCACATGTTTTCTTCCAGGAGGCTCCATGCCCTGAAATCCTCGTCCTTGTCTCCAGGACCAGAGAGCACAGGGCACTCAAGTGTTGTCCAGCCGAGCAGAAGCCAGGACATGGTGCTGGGTGCAGCTCTTCCTGACAGCCTGGAGTCCCTACAGATGGgtctgcagcagctgaacatcAGCGATAAAGCAGAACACGTCGATGTGCCCAGGGCTTTCCAACCACCAGACGCTGAGGAAAAGCGGTCCCCCAGTCCTTGGAGGCTCCAGCAAGCACTGGGGCAGAAGGAGGCCAATGACCATGTTGATTCTGGAGCTGCGCAAGGAGAAAGCACCTTTCTGAGCCCTAATGTAGCAGACAAGCCaagtcctgctgctctgagggAGCCCCAGGAACAGTCGAAGCCAAAACTGCAAGTGGGGGAGCCTGACATCGCCTTAAAGCAGGTTTTGCCAGACAAATTCCAGTTTGTGAGAGACAAGGGCAGAGGGGCCCCCACTGAAGCGCTGGGACAGCTGCGCTCGCCGGTTCCTGCAGCAGACGGTGCCCCTCGCTCCCTGCCCACCTGGCTGTAcagggctcctgctgcagagccaccCGAGTCCTCAGCACAACTGCCACCTGCGGCTGAGCCCAGGGGACAGAGAAGAGCCCTGCTCCCCATGGGCAGGAGCAACGGGCAGGAGGATTCTGACCTCTCATCACAGCAGACAAGAGGTCCCAGCCTCGGACAGGAAAGCGGCAAGACCCCTCCGGGCCGGTGTGACGCTTGCCAGGGCTCAGGTGCGACCTGCCAGGCACCCTGCGGTCACGCCTTGTGCAGGACGTGTTTTGCAGAGGACAGCGCGCAGCCGGcgtgctgcagctcctcctcggCTGCCCCAAGCCGCATGATCTCGGGGACATTCAAGATCTCGTCCCTGTCGCAGAGTCTGCCAGGCTACTACCGAGACCCCACGCTGCAGATTGGCTACAGCATCCctgatggggtgcagggg GTTGGTGACCCCCGCCCAGGACAGCCTTACAAAGGGGGGAATTTCAGTGCCTTCCTGCCTGACAACAAGGACGGGCAGAAGACGGCGATGCTGCTGAAGAAAGCCTTTGAGCGCGGGCTGACCTTCCAGATCAAGTCCTGCAACGGCGAGGAAAGAGTGACGTGGGGCCTTATTCCGCACAAAACCTCCTGGGATGGAGGCAAAGCCAG GAATGGTTATCCAGACGCCCAGTATCTCCGTGAGGTTTGCACCATGCTGGAGAAACTGGGCATCGCCTGA
- the IFI35 gene encoding interferon-induced 35 kDa protein isoform X2 — protein sequence MDSEEDSFIQLSQPGELEGDILEGIPAQIQQEIERCKELCSALEQDHAKLQAAKEAVERKAGELRKEGELLHKICEQQKLLSREQEGSWQMDIFLAKEERDTLRQEKQVLEKKLEEVRQRFHWEDPAMMLPALPEKKMVFKGLVTNKEDVNKLILTPLVCYPLLGGSALITFEKAEVARMIIDLKEHMVELSCGEELEELDRCKVRVQAAPVDLLLPSALEIGLTRSSRTILVSDLPSLGIPEEALLDKLELFFSKTKNGGGEVESREFLDNSDQVVLTFAQDGVAELLIARGHMQVLIGKGKYDVKISPCISGDITDLQFQPSRCPRTVLLSGIPDVLGEEAMRDTLEIHFQKTSRGGGEVDVLAYVPAGRQAVAVFTEDMG from the exons ATGGACTCGGAGGAG gacTCCTTCATCCAGCTGTCCCAGCCCGGGGAGCTGGAGGGTGACATCCTGGAGGGGATCCCGGCGCAAATCCAGCAGGAGATCGAGCGTTGCAAG GAGCTTTGCAGCGCTCTGGAGCAAGACCACGCAAAGCTACAAGCGGCCAAGGAAGCTGTAGAGCGAAAGGCAGGAGAGCTGAGGAAAGAAGGAGAGCTGCTTCATAAAATTTGTGAGCAGCAAAAGCTTTTAAGCAGAGAACAAGAGGGATCCTGGCAG atGGACATTTTCTTAGCAAAGGAGGAGAGGGATACACtgaggcaggagaaacaggtgCTGGAGAAGAAACTGGAAGAAGTGAGGCAGAGGTTCCACTGGGAGGATCCGGCGATG ATGCTGCCTGCCTTGCCGGAGAAGAAAATGGTGTTTAAGGGACTCGTGACAAACAAGGAGGATGTGAACAAGCTGATTCTCACGCCGCTGGTCTGCTACCCTCTGCTGGGGGGCTCAGCTCTCATCACCTTTGAGAAGGCAGAGG TGGCCCGGATGATCATAGACCTGAAGGAGCACATGGTGGAGCTGAGCTGcggggaggagctggaggagcttgACCGCTGCAAGGTGCGAGTGCAGGCAGCGCCGGTGGAtctgctgctgccatctgcCCTGGAG ATCGGGCTGACTCGGAGCAGCAGGACTATCCTGGTGTCTGACCTGCCCAGCCTGGGCATCCCTGAGGAGGCACTGCTGGACAAGCTGGAGCTCTTCTTCAGCAAGACGAAGAATGGAGGCGGCGAGGTGGAGAGCAGGGAGTTCCTGGACAACTCCGACCAGGTGGTGCTGACCTTCGCGCAGGACGGAG TGGCTGAGCTGCTAATTGCGAGAGGACACATGCAAGTGCTTATTGGGAAGGGGAAATACGACGTCAAAATATCACCGTGCATAAGCGGAGACATCACTGACCTGCAG TTCCAGCCCTCCCGCTGCCCCAGGACCGTCCTGCTCTCGGGGATCCCAGATGTGCTGGGTGAGGAGGCCATGAGGGACACCCTGGAGATCCACTTCCAGAAGACCAGCCGCGGCGGGGGAGAGGTGGATGTGCTTGCCTATGTCCCAGCGGGACGGCAGGCGGTGGCCGTTTTCACGGAGGACATGGGCTAA
- the IFI35 gene encoding interferon-induced 35 kDa protein isoform X1, with amino-acid sequence MDSEEDSFIQLSQPGELEGDILEGIPAQIQQEIERCKELCSALEQDHAKLQAAKEAVERKAGELRKEGELLHKICEQQKLLSREQEGSWQMDIFLAKEERDTLRQEKQVLEKKLEEVRQRFHWEDPAMMLPALPEKKMVFKGLVTNKEDVNKLILTPLVCYPLLGGSALITFEKAEVARMIIDLKEHMVELSCGEELEELDRCKVRVQAAPVDLLLPSALEIGLTRSSRTILVSDLPSLGIPEEALLDKLELFFSKTKNGGGEVESREFLDNSDQVVLTFAQDGVAELLIARGHMQVLIGKGKYDVKISPCISGDITDLQGLTPGSAQFQPSRCPRTVLLSGIPDVLGEEAMRDTLEIHFQKTSRGGGEVDVLAYVPAGRQAVAVFTEDMG; translated from the exons ATGGACTCGGAGGAG gacTCCTTCATCCAGCTGTCCCAGCCCGGGGAGCTGGAGGGTGACATCCTGGAGGGGATCCCGGCGCAAATCCAGCAGGAGATCGAGCGTTGCAAG GAGCTTTGCAGCGCTCTGGAGCAAGACCACGCAAAGCTACAAGCGGCCAAGGAAGCTGTAGAGCGAAAGGCAGGAGAGCTGAGGAAAGAAGGAGAGCTGCTTCATAAAATTTGTGAGCAGCAAAAGCTTTTAAGCAGAGAACAAGAGGGATCCTGGCAG atGGACATTTTCTTAGCAAAGGAGGAGAGGGATACACtgaggcaggagaaacaggtgCTGGAGAAGAAACTGGAAGAAGTGAGGCAGAGGTTCCACTGGGAGGATCCGGCGATG ATGCTGCCTGCCTTGCCGGAGAAGAAAATGGTGTTTAAGGGACTCGTGACAAACAAGGAGGATGTGAACAAGCTGATTCTCACGCCGCTGGTCTGCTACCCTCTGCTGGGGGGCTCAGCTCTCATCACCTTTGAGAAGGCAGAGG TGGCCCGGATGATCATAGACCTGAAGGAGCACATGGTGGAGCTGAGCTGcggggaggagctggaggagcttgACCGCTGCAAGGTGCGAGTGCAGGCAGCGCCGGTGGAtctgctgctgccatctgcCCTGGAG ATCGGGCTGACTCGGAGCAGCAGGACTATCCTGGTGTCTGACCTGCCCAGCCTGGGCATCCCTGAGGAGGCACTGCTGGACAAGCTGGAGCTCTTCTTCAGCAAGACGAAGAATGGAGGCGGCGAGGTGGAGAGCAGGGAGTTCCTGGACAACTCCGACCAGGTGGTGCTGACCTTCGCGCAGGACGGAG TGGCTGAGCTGCTAATTGCGAGAGGACACATGCAAGTGCTTATTGGGAAGGGGAAATACGACGTCAAAATATCACCGTGCATAAGCGGAGACATCACTGACCTGCAG GGGCTCACCCCCGGCTCTGCCCAGTTCCAGCCCTCCCGCTGCCCCAGGACCGTCCTGCTCTCGGGGATCCCAGATGTGCTGGGTGAGGAGGCCATGAGGGACACCCTGGAGATCCACTTCCAGAAGACCAGCCGCGGCGGGGGAGAGGTGGATGTGCTTGCCTATGTCCCAGCGGGACGGCAGGCGGTGGCCGTTTTCACGGAGGACATGGGCTAA
- the IFI35 gene encoding interferon-induced 35 kDa protein isoform X3, with the protein MDSEEDSFIQLSQPGELEGDILEGIPAQIQQEIERCKELCSALEQDHAKLQAAKEAVERKAGELRKEGELLHKICEQQKLLSREQEGSWQMDIFLAKEERDTLRQEKQVLEKKLEEVRQRFHWEDPAMMLPALPEKKMVFKGLVTNKEDVNKLILTPLVCYPLLGGSALITFEKAEVARMIIDLKEHMVELSCGEELEELDRCKVRVQAAPVDLLLPSALEIGLTRSSRTILVSDLPSLGIPEEALLDKLELFFSKTKNGGGEVESREFLDNSDQVVLTFAQDGVAELLIARGHMQVLIGKGKYDVKISPCISGDITDLQGSVAAASRGTGAHPRLCPVPALPLPQDRPALGDPRCAG; encoded by the exons ATGGACTCGGAGGAG gacTCCTTCATCCAGCTGTCCCAGCCCGGGGAGCTGGAGGGTGACATCCTGGAGGGGATCCCGGCGCAAATCCAGCAGGAGATCGAGCGTTGCAAG GAGCTTTGCAGCGCTCTGGAGCAAGACCACGCAAAGCTACAAGCGGCCAAGGAAGCTGTAGAGCGAAAGGCAGGAGAGCTGAGGAAAGAAGGAGAGCTGCTTCATAAAATTTGTGAGCAGCAAAAGCTTTTAAGCAGAGAACAAGAGGGATCCTGGCAG atGGACATTTTCTTAGCAAAGGAGGAGAGGGATACACtgaggcaggagaaacaggtgCTGGAGAAGAAACTGGAAGAAGTGAGGCAGAGGTTCCACTGGGAGGATCCGGCGATG ATGCTGCCTGCCTTGCCGGAGAAGAAAATGGTGTTTAAGGGACTCGTGACAAACAAGGAGGATGTGAACAAGCTGATTCTCACGCCGCTGGTCTGCTACCCTCTGCTGGGGGGCTCAGCTCTCATCACCTTTGAGAAGGCAGAGG TGGCCCGGATGATCATAGACCTGAAGGAGCACATGGTGGAGCTGAGCTGcggggaggagctggaggagcttgACCGCTGCAAGGTGCGAGTGCAGGCAGCGCCGGTGGAtctgctgctgccatctgcCCTGGAG ATCGGGCTGACTCGGAGCAGCAGGACTATCCTGGTGTCTGACCTGCCCAGCCTGGGCATCCCTGAGGAGGCACTGCTGGACAAGCTGGAGCTCTTCTTCAGCAAGACGAAGAATGGAGGCGGCGAGGTGGAGAGCAGGGAGTTCCTGGACAACTCCGACCAGGTGGTGCTGACCTTCGCGCAGGACGGAG TGGCTGAGCTGCTAATTGCGAGAGGACACATGCAAGTGCTTATTGGGAAGGGGAAATACGACGTCAAAATATCACCGTGCATAAGCGGAGACATCACTGACCTGCAG GGTTCCGTTGCGGCTGCCTCCCGCGGCACAGGGGCTCACCCCCGGCTCTGCCCAGTTCCAGCCCTCCCGCTGCCCCAGGACCGTCCTGCTCTCGGGGATCCCAGATGTGCTGGGTGA
- the RPL27 gene encoding large ribosomal subunit protein eL27, translating into MGKFMKPGKVVLVLAGRYSGRKAVIVKNIDDGTSDRPYSHALVAGIDRYPRKVTAAMGKKKIAKRSKIKSFVKVYNYNHLMPTRYSVDIPLDKTVVNKDVFRDPALKRKARREAKVKFEERYKTGKNKWFFQKLRF; encoded by the exons ATGGGGAAGTTCATGAAGCCGGGGAaggtggtgctggtgctggcCGGCCGCTACTCGGGGCGCAAGGCCGTCATCGTGAAG AACATCGACGATGGCACGTCCGACCGGCCGTACAGCCACGCCTTGGTGGCCGGAATCGACCGCTACCCACGCAAGGTGACAGCTGCCATGGGCAAGAAGAAGATCGCTAAGAGGTCCAAGATCAAATCCTTCGTCAAGGTTTATAACTACAACCACCTCATGCCCACCCG GTATTCCGTCGATATTCCACTGGACAAAACAGTTGTCAACAAGGACGTGTTCAGGGACCCCGCTCTGAAACGCAAAGCGAGACGTGAAGCCAAGGTGAAGTTTGAGGAGAG GTACAAGACAGGCAAGAACAAGTGGTTCTTCCAGAAGCTGCGATTCTAA